Proteins from one Streptosporangium becharense genomic window:
- a CDS encoding alpha/beta fold hydrolase, whose amino-acid sequence MSGHTNSAAGPVVRGILLNGRRHRYLSWGDPGRPVVSLLHGRTAVVETWNRVAERLSDRFHVVALEQRGHGDSAWAEDGRYHLIDFLEDYETFADQVIPEPYLLVGHSMGSCTSLVYASRRPDRLRGLVLEDGGPPGKTVREAVRADHDRSPESFTSWEAAREHVAREYPHLHGDDLDTRVDTLVRPADSGRYTWRSDVHRLLGDSHLERDELFDTGQWQAVERLTVPTLFLWAARPPCLVEPEVIDRMAAMNPRITKVEIDSGHGIHEEAFEPFMEAVLPFLTERAGPGARGDGR is encoded by the coding sequence ATGAGCGGCCACACGAACTCCGCAGCCGGCCCCGTCGTCCGGGGCATCCTGCTCAACGGGCGCAGGCACCGCTATCTGTCCTGGGGCGACCCCGGCCGCCCGGTCGTCTCCCTGCTGCACGGCCGGACGGCCGTCGTCGAGACCTGGAACCGGGTCGCCGAGCGGCTCAGCGACCGGTTCCACGTGGTCGCCCTCGAACAGCGGGGACACGGCGACTCGGCATGGGCCGAAGACGGGCGCTACCACCTGATCGACTTCCTGGAGGACTACGAGACCTTCGCCGACCAGGTCATCCCGGAGCCCTACCTCCTGGTCGGCCACTCGATGGGCTCGTGCACCTCCCTGGTGTACGCCTCGCGCCGTCCCGACCGCCTCCGGGGACTCGTCCTGGAGGACGGCGGCCCTCCCGGGAAGACGGTCCGCGAGGCCGTCCGCGCCGACCATGACCGGTCGCCCGAGTCGTTCACCTCCTGGGAGGCGGCCCGCGAGCACGTCGCCCGGGAGTACCCGCACCTGCACGGTGACGATCTCGACACACGGGTCGATACGCTGGTACGGCCCGCCGACTCCGGCCGGTACACCTGGCGGTCGGACGTGCACAGGCTGCTGGGCGACTCCCACCTGGAACGCGACGAGCTGTTCGACACCGGGCAGTGGCAGGCCGTCGAGCGCCTGACCGTCCCGACCCTGTTCCTCTGGGCCGCCCGGCCGCCGTGCCTGGTGGAGCCGGAGGTGATCGACAGGATGGCGGCCATGAACCCGCGTATCACCAAGGTGGAGATCGATTCCGGGCATGGCATCCACGAGGAGGCCTTCGAGCCGTTCATGGAAGCCGTCCTCCCCTTCCTCACCGAGCGCGCCGGGCCGGGTGCCCGAGGCGACGGCCGTTGA
- a CDS encoding CaiB/BaiF CoA transferase family protein, with the protein MSTRPLDGTIVLDLTTALAGPYATLLLAGLGARVIKIENPLTGGDSSRGNSPYVTREGLRLRRLDEVDMSLSMMLRGRGKESLTINLRTDEGRALLKELAAHADVLVENYSAGVTERLGIDHPRLRETNPRLVYTSISGFGAQGLPEGGGKAMDTIIQALSGLMMTAGQPDDPPVRLGVPVGDLVAPLFAVIGTLAAVLQARTTGHGQHVDVSMLGALTSLVAAEPFDALESVGIPLRTGPLVPRLAPFGTFESKNGWIALCAPTDALAASVLRAVGREDLLTEDRFATRDARVANADALHAIIGDWIRSRTNEEALSGLVAGGVPAAPVRSTAEAVRDPLLLTRGEVVPLSHPEYGEVADVYGSGIPFRLSGSDTTLDRPAPALSQDTERVLKEFLDYDARTVDELRRSGVI; encoded by the coding sequence ATGTCGACGCGACCGCTCGACGGCACGATCGTGCTCGACCTGACGACCGCGCTGGCCGGCCCCTACGCGACCCTGCTGCTCGCGGGCCTCGGCGCTCGCGTCATCAAGATCGAGAACCCGCTCACCGGAGGCGACTCCTCCCGCGGCAACTCGCCCTACGTCACCCGCGAGGGACTGCGCCTTCGCCGCCTGGACGAGGTCGACATGTCGCTGTCCATGATGCTCAGAGGCCGGGGCAAGGAGAGCCTGACGATCAACTTGAGAACGGACGAGGGCCGTGCCCTCCTGAAGGAACTGGCCGCTCACGCCGACGTGCTCGTGGAGAACTACAGCGCAGGGGTCACCGAGCGGCTCGGCATCGACCACCCGCGGCTACGCGAGACCAATCCGCGTCTGGTGTACACCTCGATCAGCGGATTCGGCGCCCAGGGCCTGCCGGAGGGCGGCGGAAAGGCCATGGACACGATCATCCAGGCGCTCAGCGGCCTGATGATGACGGCCGGCCAGCCTGACGACCCGCCCGTGCGGCTCGGCGTCCCCGTCGGCGACCTCGTCGCCCCCCTCTTCGCCGTCATCGGCACCCTGGCCGCGGTCCTCCAGGCACGCACGACCGGACACGGGCAGCACGTCGACGTCTCCATGCTGGGCGCGCTGACCTCGCTCGTCGCGGCCGAGCCGTTCGACGCGCTGGAAAGCGTCGGCATCCCCTTGCGCACCGGTCCTCTCGTGCCCCGCCTCGCGCCTTTCGGCACCTTCGAGTCCAAGAACGGCTGGATCGCGCTCTGCGCGCCGACCGACGCTCTGGCCGCCTCCGTCCTGCGCGCGGTCGGCCGCGAGGATCTGCTGACCGAAGACCGTTTCGCCACCCGCGACGCCCGTGTCGCGAACGCCGACGCACTGCACGCAATCATCGGCGACTGGATCAGGAGCCGCACCAACGAGGAAGCGCTCAGCGGCCTCGTGGCCGGCGGCGTACCCGCCGCACCGGTGCGCAGCACCGCAGAGGCCGTCCGCGACCCGCTCCTGCTGACCCGCGGTGAAGTCGTCCCGCTCTCCCACCCGGAATACGGCGAGGTGGCCGACGTCTACGGATCGGGTATCCCGTTCCGGCTGTCCGGCAGCGACACGACGCTGGACCGTCCCGCCCCGGCCCTCAGCCAGGACACCGAGCGGGTCCTGAAGGAGTTCCTCGACTACGACGCCCGCACGGTGGACGAGCTCCGGCGTTCCGGGGTGATCTGA
- a CDS encoding 2-hydroxyacyl-CoA dehydratase family protein yields the protein MIAALVGADIPSALVRACGLEPRRIGLCEAENALQDPDVACVVFSHLRACYAQAYHRWYAELRDVRKTPELVLLDLPMTEGPGARAYALARLRQAGDRLSPLTGVRLDEAALLRELRAAVEPSGTTGTVPDSRSPRAVIVGAEEVPDSVYRVTGAGLTVVATEGPAGYGSGAGADAETAGTDPWKILLDRHFARASTTSKASLIRRAEALRALASRAGADTVVFAADPLDDAAAWLRALLLRADAAPRVTTLPELESGGVRPTPQESPAVVAGKRSTPSTSSAARTGREGGRSRKSLAVISTFGAYQREWFASIRSRAAAGEPFAVVNADTPQEILRALDIPFVVNQWWASIVAAKQATPRFRRALAEHGFPTDNEAYSSQGLAALFVPDEEAPWGGLPRPSLLQTVRSEDALVGIFEQWAEAGGADLITFDRSAETRREFPLTWWDDLPDRWEETLEPERLDLMTAQIRESIAVIERRTGRRLDPERLTSVLHLVNEQEEYYRRIRDLVAATSPAPVSIADTMPATMIPQWHRGTEWGRDAARDLHAEVARRVDRGEAVCARERVRVMWVGRGTWQNMRLYQAFGESHGAVFVWSMYLGLAADGYLRYFDRGRDPLRSLAARFLTMGDELRMPSWSAAWHVAEARRHRVDAVVGIADAEPHVLDELEREGLPVLRIRADNLSLDGGGPAEHRIGAFLDEHFGRLR from the coding sequence ATGATCGCCGCCCTCGTCGGAGCCGACATCCCGTCGGCCCTCGTCCGCGCCTGCGGCCTGGAGCCGCGCCGTATCGGCCTGTGCGAGGCGGAGAACGCGCTGCAGGACCCGGACGTGGCCTGCGTCGTGTTCTCTCACCTGCGTGCCTGCTACGCCCAGGCGTACCACCGCTGGTACGCCGAACTGCGGGACGTCCGGAAGACCCCCGAGCTGGTCCTGCTCGACCTGCCGATGACCGAAGGCCCCGGTGCGCGCGCCTACGCCCTCGCCCGGCTGCGCCAGGCCGGGGACCGGCTCTCCCCCCTCACCGGCGTCCGCCTCGACGAGGCGGCCCTCCTGCGCGAGTTGCGCGCCGCGGTCGAGCCTTCCGGGACCACGGGGACGGTTCCGGACAGCCGGTCCCCGCGGGCGGTGATCGTCGGCGCCGAGGAGGTCCCCGACTCCGTCTACAGGGTGACCGGGGCCGGCCTGACCGTGGTCGCGACCGAGGGGCCCGCGGGGTACGGCTCCGGTGCGGGCGCTGACGCCGAGACCGCCGGGACCGACCCGTGGAAGATCCTGCTCGACCGGCACTTCGCCCGCGCGAGCACGACGTCCAAGGCGTCCCTCATCCGGCGCGCCGAAGCGCTCCGCGCCTTGGCCTCCCGAGCCGGCGCGGACACCGTGGTCTTCGCCGCCGATCCCCTCGACGACGCGGCGGCCTGGCTGCGCGCTCTGCTGCTGCGCGCCGACGCCGCCCCGCGGGTGACCACCCTGCCCGAACTCGAATCCGGGGGCGTGCGGCCGACTCCTCAGGAGAGCCCCGCGGTGGTGGCCGGCAAGCGATCCACGCCTTCGACGAGCTCCGCCGCGAGAACCGGACGGGAAGGCGGACGGTCACGGAAGTCACTGGCGGTGATCTCCACGTTCGGCGCCTACCAGCGGGAATGGTTCGCCTCGATCCGCTCCCGCGCCGCGGCGGGCGAGCCGTTCGCCGTGGTGAACGCCGACACCCCGCAGGAGATCCTGCGCGCTCTCGACATCCCGTTCGTCGTCAACCAGTGGTGGGCGTCGATCGTCGCGGCCAAACAGGCGACCCCGCGTTTCCGCCGCGCGCTCGCCGAGCACGGCTTCCCCACCGACAACGAGGCCTACAGCAGCCAGGGCCTCGCCGCCCTCTTCGTTCCGGACGAGGAGGCACCCTGGGGCGGTCTTCCCCGTCCTTCCCTCCTCCAGACGGTGCGCAGCGAGGACGCCCTGGTCGGGATCTTCGAACAGTGGGCCGAGGCCGGCGGAGCCGATCTGATCACCTTCGACCGCTCGGCGGAGACCCGGCGGGAGTTCCCGCTGACCTGGTGGGACGACCTGCCGGACAGATGGGAGGAGACGCTGGAGCCCGAGCGGCTCGACCTCATGACCGCCCAGATCCGCGAGAGCATCGCCGTCATCGAACGCAGAACCGGCCGTCGCCTCGACCCGGAGCGCCTGACGTCGGTGCTGCACCTGGTCAACGAGCAGGAGGAGTACTACCGCAGGATCCGCGATCTCGTCGCCGCCACCTCGCCCGCCCCCGTCAGCATCGCCGACACCATGCCCGCGACGATGATCCCCCAGTGGCACCGCGGCACCGAGTGGGGCCGCGACGCCGCCCGCGACCTGCACGCCGAAGTGGCGCGACGGGTCGACCGGGGCGAGGCGGTCTGCGCGCGCGAACGCGTCCGGGTGATGTGGGTGGGACGGGGCACCTGGCAGAACATGCGGCTCTACCAGGCGTTCGGGGAGAGCCACGGCGCCGTGTTCGTCTGGTCCATGTACCTGGGGCTCGCCGCCGACGGCTACCTCCGCTACTTCGACAGGGGACGCGACCCCCTGCGGTCGCTGGCCGCACGGTTCCTCACGATGGGCGACGAACTGCGCATGCCGAGCTGGTCGGCCGCATGGCACGTCGCCGAGGCGAGACGGCATCGCGTCGACGCCGTCGTCGGCATCGCCGACGCCGAGCCGCACGTCCTGGACGAACTCGAACGCGAAGGCCTGCCGGTCCTGCGGATACGGGCCGACAACCTGAGCCTGGACGGGGGCGGGCCCGCCGAGCACCGGATCGGCGCCTTCCTCGACGAGCACTTCGGCCGCCTCCGTTAG
- a CDS encoding MarR family winged helix-turn-helix transcriptional regulator, translated as MNRVFQQLLTERLAAYGVSEAEYVSMFALRRIPNMSNADLSRWTGVTAQGANQVLKSLIAAGLVERRRSPDHGRILEARLTRKGEEVIFECEREANELEARMCARLSAEETTLLESLLRRCAEGLGSPIRDRDEVPPRLAQSAEVPSRG; from the coding sequence GTGAATCGTGTCTTCCAGCAGCTGTTGACGGAGCGGCTGGCCGCCTACGGGGTCAGCGAGGCCGAGTACGTCAGCATGTTCGCCCTCCGGAGGATCCCGAACATGTCCAACGCCGACCTGTCGCGGTGGACGGGGGTGACCGCCCAGGGCGCCAACCAGGTCCTCAAGAGCCTCATCGCCGCGGGGCTGGTCGAACGGCGGCGTTCTCCCGACCACGGCCGGATCCTCGAGGCCCGGCTCACGCGGAAGGGCGAAGAGGTGATCTTCGAGTGCGAGCGTGAGGCCAACGAGCTCGAGGCGCGGATGTGCGCGCGGCTGAGCGCGGAGGAGACCACGCTTCTGGAGTCGCTGCTCCGCCGTTGCGCCGAAGGTCTGGGCTCCCCGATCCGCGACCGGGACGAGGTTCCCCCTCGCCTGGCGCAGTCCGCCGAGGTCCCGAGCAGGGGCTGA
- a CDS encoding alpha/beta fold hydrolase, translating into MTATVSASPSPSTRGTRPRDTVYVLVRAAEDEAGLAAAPDAIAAELRKTGTGVLVLESRRDRDPALPAAVNHVIADAGGRVVVLVATPLTMPACLEVAAGLPRHVVGVVGLGTAPSAEAAGSARPLLLADLTADARPAGEIRAACETPGAKSVLWNGMRHGPDLTPRLLAAEIAAYAEEIAQPPGSWRRVVPEVPGTARTARLADGTTLAYTEYGAGDRVIITAQMGFPPEPNYPSLLASAPVNARVLAVTLRGFRPSDTVEHDLGLGWLSRWADDIAELATVLGIERFHYTGGSHGGGVGWYLAERHPHRLDGYIGVVSGPHDRENDTSSSVARRSINDAWPDEAAVRRHVEDLVFGPPTHPRRARRRALLIDGIVADYKEMTPQEARINQGKPWPQAATDAALAAVLRTVEVPTLLLSGVQDVIISADAAFRASSSVPLAKSVLWQDEGHMTWEEAPDRLVGEVALFLDELDATGGTR; encoded by the coding sequence GTGACTGCCACCGTTTCGGCCTCCCCCTCACCATCGACGCGGGGCACCCGGCCTCGTGACACCGTGTACGTCCTGGTCCGGGCGGCCGAGGACGAGGCGGGCCTGGCCGCGGCGCCTGACGCGATCGCGGCCGAGCTGCGGAAGACCGGCACCGGCGTGCTCGTCCTGGAGAGCCGCCGGGACCGCGACCCGGCGCTCCCCGCGGCGGTGAACCACGTCATCGCGGACGCCGGAGGGCGTGTGGTCGTCCTGGTCGCCACGCCGCTGACCATGCCCGCCTGCCTGGAGGTCGCCGCCGGCCTGCCCCGGCACGTCGTCGGCGTCGTCGGCCTCGGCACCGCGCCGTCCGCCGAGGCCGCCGGATCCGCGCGGCCGCTGCTGCTCGCGGATCTGACGGCCGACGCCCGGCCCGCCGGGGAGATCCGCGCCGCCTGCGAAACCCCGGGCGCCAAGTCCGTCCTGTGGAACGGCATGCGGCACGGCCCGGACCTCACGCCGCGCCTCCTGGCCGCGGAGATCGCCGCGTACGCCGAGGAGATCGCCCAGCCGCCCGGCTCGTGGCGGCGGGTGGTCCCCGAGGTACCGGGAACGGCGCGCACTGCGCGACTGGCCGACGGGACCACCCTGGCCTACACCGAGTACGGCGCCGGCGACCGGGTGATCATCACTGCTCAGATGGGTTTCCCTCCCGAGCCCAACTACCCCTCCCTGCTGGCGTCGGCACCCGTGAACGCCCGCGTGCTCGCGGTCACCCTGCGGGGCTTCCGGCCCTCCGACACGGTCGAGCACGATCTGGGCCTCGGCTGGCTGTCCCGGTGGGCCGACGACATCGCCGAACTGGCCACCGTCCTCGGCATCGAGAGGTTCCACTACACCGGCGGCTCCCATGGCGGAGGCGTCGGCTGGTACCTGGCCGAGCGCCACCCGCACCGGCTCGACGGCTACATCGGCGTGGTCTCCGGCCCGCACGACCGCGAGAACGACACCTCCTCCTCGGTCGCCCGGCGCTCCATCAACGACGCCTGGCCCGACGAGGCCGCGGTGCGCAGGCACGTCGAAGACCTCGTGTTCGGACCGCCGACGCACCCGAGGCGGGCTCGCAGGCGTGCCCTGCTCATCGACGGAATCGTCGCCGACTACAAGGAGATGACCCCGCAGGAGGCCCGCATCAACCAGGGCAAGCCCTGGCCGCAGGCCGCCACCGACGCCGCGCTGGCCGCGGTGCTGCGCACCGTCGAGGTGCCCACCCTGCTCCTCAGCGGCGTCCAGGATGTGATCATCTCCGCGGACGCCGCGTTCCGCGCCTCCTCGTCGGTGCCCCTGGCCAAGTCCGTGCTGTGGCAGGACGAGGGGCACATGACCTGGGAGGAGGCCCCCGACCGCCTGGTCGGCGAGGTCGCGCTCTTCCTCGACGAACTCGACGCCACCGGAGGGACCCGATGA
- a CDS encoding TetR/AcrR family transcriptional regulator, with protein MADATVKVRRTQVERRAHTRAALIEAAVACVNIVGPASVSTAQIAATAGVTRGAVQHHFGSAQELYLAVVNHAWEEIAAVYRTAPGLDVSLDRRITGWGTTMVQAYTHPAALAGYEILVHYRGNAGFMAEHTPMALAAEQRLDELWVAAFTDTGLSRAELVGIRHTARTFMLGAVARRLMIPETDADLRRELTDLLRAFLPARQ; from the coding sequence ATGGCGGATGCGACGGTCAAGGTCCGGCGGACCCAGGTCGAGCGCCGTGCTCACACGCGCGCGGCGCTGATCGAGGCGGCGGTGGCGTGCGTCAACATCGTGGGCCCCGCCTCTGTGAGCACCGCTCAGATCGCTGCCACCGCCGGCGTGACACGCGGAGCGGTCCAGCACCACTTCGGCTCGGCGCAGGAGCTCTACCTCGCTGTGGTGAACCACGCTTGGGAGGAGATCGCGGCCGTGTACCGCACAGCGCCCGGTCTGGACGTCTCCCTGGACCGGCGGATCACCGGCTGGGGTACGACGATGGTGCAGGCCTACACCCATCCCGCCGCGCTGGCCGGCTACGAGATACTGGTCCACTACCGCGGCAACGCCGGCTTCATGGCCGAGCACACGCCGATGGCGCTGGCCGCGGAGCAGCGGCTTGACGAGCTGTGGGTGGCCGCGTTCACCGACACCGGGCTCAGTCGGGCCGAGCTCGTCGGCATCCGGCACACGGCGCGGACGTTCATGCTGGGCGCCGTCGCCCGCCGCCTCATGATCCCCGAGACCGATGCCGATCTCCGTCGTGAACTCACGGACCTGCTCCGTGCTTTCCTGCCCGCTCGGCAGTAG
- a CDS encoding ABC transporter substrate-binding protein, with protein sequence MVESPRWRARLRGAAAALALLGTATACGGGGGGGAGENAAGSDTVRIDLTTNARSIDPISGPLLVDNQIISLTSATLFAFKKGSATETSPVLVEKMTAAGDRRTYTIKLKPGLKFSDGTPLTGKDVVASLERVRDTPGPNAQEAKNLASVTAPEDDTVVIELKQADTYFDQQLAIPSYSIIPAAAAEAKDYFSSNPVFSGAYVPDGDPTSKKFALVRNENFGGPKPKVKRIEFSVISDPVTSATRLNGGEIDVAPMLSASSARQVSDGAVIKNVQRLASLYLIPNNRSGSLFSDVRLRQALAWAVDRAALAKVAYGDAAKVQSGPYPVPATYPVPVEVYPRQDVAKARELLKGTACENGCTVSASYFASSTEIEGRVAVALQQMLTPLGIEIKPTPVEDQQFISNSLDGSFELNIVESGSFNIAQSFIGAFDTSETKCIYAGCSNDKMEGYGQELLGAPQDGAAAASEKVLRTFEEWTPIVPVTGAVFSYGVREGLQDTVVLQPSSLFWIESE encoded by the coding sequence ATGGTCGAATCCCCTCGGTGGCGCGCACGCCTGCGCGGCGCCGCCGCGGCCTTGGCCCTGCTGGGCACCGCGACCGCCTGTGGCGGCGGGGGAGGGGGAGGAGCAGGGGAGAACGCCGCCGGGAGCGACACGGTGCGGATCGACCTCACCACCAACGCGCGGTCGATCGACCCCATCTCCGGCCCGCTGCTCGTCGACAACCAGATCATCAGCCTGACCAGCGCCACGCTCTTCGCCTTCAAGAAGGGTTCGGCGACGGAGACCTCACCGGTCCTCGTGGAGAAGATGACCGCGGCCGGCGACCGGCGCACCTACACCATCAAGCTGAAGCCCGGCCTGAAATTCTCCGACGGCACACCGCTGACCGGCAAGGACGTCGTCGCGTCCCTGGAGAGGGTCAGGGACACCCCCGGCCCCAACGCCCAGGAGGCCAAGAACCTCGCCTCGGTGACCGCTCCCGAGGACGACACCGTGGTGATCGAACTGAAGCAGGCCGACACCTACTTCGACCAGCAGCTGGCGATCCCGTCCTACAGCATCATCCCGGCCGCGGCCGCCGAGGCGAAGGATTACTTCTCCAGCAATCCCGTCTTCTCCGGCGCGTACGTACCCGACGGCGACCCGACGAGCAAGAAGTTCGCCCTCGTGCGCAACGAGAACTTCGGCGGGCCCAAACCGAAGGTGAAACGGATCGAGTTCTCCGTCATCTCCGACCCGGTCACCTCGGCCACCCGGCTCAACGGCGGCGAGATCGACGTCGCCCCCATGCTCTCGGCGTCGTCGGCGCGCCAGGTCTCCGACGGCGCGGTGATCAAGAACGTCCAACGGCTCGCCAGCCTGTACCTTATCCCCAACAACCGGTCGGGCTCGCTGTTCTCCGACGTCCGGCTGCGCCAGGCCCTCGCCTGGGCCGTGGACAGGGCGGCCCTCGCCAAGGTCGCCTACGGCGACGCGGCGAAGGTCCAGTCCGGCCCGTACCCCGTACCCGCGACCTATCCGGTGCCCGTGGAGGTCTATCCGCGACAGGACGTCGCCAAGGCCCGTGAACTGCTCAAGGGCACCGCCTGCGAGAACGGGTGCACGGTGTCGGCGAGCTATTTCGCCAGCAGCACCGAGATCGAAGGCCGCGTCGCCGTCGCCCTGCAGCAGATGCTCACCCCGCTCGGCATCGAGATCAAGCCCACCCCCGTCGAGGACCAGCAGTTCATCAGCAACTCCCTGGACGGATCCTTCGAGCTCAACATCGTGGAGAGCGGCAGCTTCAACATCGCGCAGTCCTTCATCGGGGCCTTCGACACCTCCGAGACGAAGTGCATCTACGCCGGCTGCTCCAATGACAAGATGGAGGGGTACGGTCAGGAACTGCTCGGCGCGCCGCAGGACGGGGCGGCAGCGGCGTCGGAGAAGGTGCTGCGCACCTTCGAGGAGTGGACGCCGATCGTGCCCGTCACCGGGGCGGTCTTCAGCTACGGCGTCCGTGAGGGCCTGCAGGACACGGTGGTCCTCCAGCCCAGTTCCCTGTTCTGGATCGAGAGCGAATGA
- a CDS encoding carboxylesterase/lipase family protein: MTADTTMEITLPVGRVRGVRRHGWSEFRGIPYAAPPVGTRRFRSPQPHGAWSDVLDATRFGPVCPQEFDAIDAAMGADDQPQSEAGCLTLSVWRPEQAASGSGLPVMVWIHGGALSSGASSWPQYDGRAFARDGIVFVGVNYRLHALGFLDFGRFGADDGRPTTNLGLQDAELALRWVRANIAAFGGDPENITIFGESAGGAMVNGLVASPTARGLFRRAVMQSGTCVRLIEHEAAGQITRNACRLLGVAPDDRAALQAVPVRELVGLVGIPGLLEGVDTPVTFPWLFTRDPAGLDLDGLEAVDAGRADGLELILGWTADEYRLRRLTRAPDGLPEDLSPLGDLTGALLAAHARHRPELDPVELSEAVLNHQHFYAPALRIADAHARRGGSVHLYEFRWRSPVLGGRLGSCHALEIPFVFDRAVAPAFHGPLPLPARLVEVMHGSWAAFARDGNPSVPGLVWPAHRPGSRFTAVFDTDSRVVEDLHPDLAALWERARPEQIGIQ, encoded by the coding sequence ATGACGGCCGACACCACCATGGAGATCACGCTCCCCGTGGGACGCGTCCGGGGCGTCCGGCGCCACGGCTGGTCGGAGTTCCGGGGCATCCCCTACGCCGCGCCGCCCGTGGGCACGCGCAGGTTCCGCTCCCCGCAGCCGCACGGCGCCTGGTCCGATGTGCTCGACGCCACCCGGTTCGGCCCGGTCTGCCCGCAGGAGTTCGACGCGATCGACGCCGCCATGGGCGCCGACGACCAGCCGCAGTCCGAGGCCGGCTGCCTCACGCTGTCGGTCTGGCGACCGGAACAGGCCGCATCCGGGTCAGGTCTGCCCGTCATGGTGTGGATCCACGGGGGTGCCCTGTCCAGCGGTGCGTCGTCCTGGCCGCAGTACGACGGGAGGGCCTTCGCCCGGGACGGGATCGTCTTCGTCGGCGTCAACTACCGCCTGCACGCGCTGGGTTTCCTCGACTTCGGCCGGTTCGGCGCGGACGACGGGCGCCCGACGACGAACCTCGGCCTCCAGGACGCCGAACTGGCCCTGCGGTGGGTCCGCGCCAACATCGCCGCGTTCGGGGGTGATCCGGAGAACATCACGATCTTCGGGGAGTCCGCCGGCGGCGCGATGGTGAACGGCCTCGTCGCCTCACCGACCGCCCGCGGCCTGTTCCGCAGAGCGGTGATGCAGTCCGGTACCTGCGTGCGGCTCATCGAGCACGAGGCGGCGGGGCAGATCACGCGCAACGCCTGCCGCCTCCTGGGCGTCGCGCCGGACGACCGCGCGGCACTCCAAGCCGTGCCGGTGCGGGAACTGGTCGGGCTGGTGGGCATCCCCGGCCTGCTGGAGGGGGTGGACACCCCGGTCACCTTTCCCTGGTTGTTCACCCGCGATCCCGCCGGACTCGACCTCGACGGGCTGGAGGCGGTCGATGCGGGCCGCGCCGACGGGCTCGAGCTGATCCTGGGCTGGACGGCGGACGAGTACCGGCTCCGCCGGCTCACCCGTGCCCCGGACGGCCTCCCCGAGGACCTCTCCCCGCTCGGCGACCTCACCGGAGCGCTGCTCGCCGCGCACGCCCGGCACCGCCCCGAGCTCGATCCGGTGGAGCTCAGCGAGGCGGTGCTGAACCACCAGCACTTCTACGCCCCCGCCCTGCGGATCGCCGACGCCCACGCGCGCCGCGGCGGCAGCGTCCACCTGTACGAGTTCCGCTGGCGCTCCCCCGTGCTCGGTGGACGGCTCGGCTCCTGCCATGCCCTGGAGATCCCGTTCGTCTTCGACCGTGCGGTGGCCCCGGCCTTCCACGGCCCCCTGCCGCTGCCCGCCCGTCTGGTGGAGGTGATGCACGGCTCCTGGGCCGCCTTCGCCCGCGACGGGAATCCGTCCGTGCCCGGGCTCGTCTGGCCCGCCCACCGTCCGGGCTCCCGGTTCACCGCCGTCTTCGACACCGATTCCCGCGTCGTCGAGGACCTTCACCCCGACCTGGCCGCGCTCTGGGAGCGGGCACGGCCCGAGCAGATCGGAATCCAATGA